cgaatccaggtccttttccacatggtccttctaacggagtggaggtcttcctcttcctttgcttcccccggcgggtactgcgtcgaatactttcagagctagagagttttcgtccattcggacggcatgacctagccagcgtagccgctgtcttttaattcgctgaactatatcaatgtcgtaaatctcatacagctcatcgttccatcgaatgcaatattcgtcGTATCAAATGCGCaaaccgtaaatctttcgcagaacttttctctcgaaaactctcaacgtcgactcatcagttgatgtcatcgtccaagcctctgcaccatgaagcaggacgggaattatgagcgacttatagagtttggtttttgttcgtcgagagaggactttacttctcaatttcctacttagtccgaagtagcagctattggcaagagatattctgcattggatttcgatgctgacgttgttgtggtgttgatgctggttccaagatagacgaaattatctacgacttcgaagatatgactgtcaacagtgacgtgggagcatagtcccgagtgcgacgactgtttgtttgatgacaggagatatttcgtcttgccctcgttcaccaccagacccatttgcttcgccgccttatccattctggagaaagcagaactaacggcatcATCATCAGCTTACGCCAGCAGTTTTACACTCTTGAAGAGGATGGTACCTTCTGTTtcgttctgcagctcgaaataatactgtgcccaaaaaaaaaggtgacattgtatttattttgaaaattctttatttattcttccaaatcaatttcatccccttcaaagtaatcccctcccggtGCAAtgtacttatgccaacggattttccaatcttcgaaacactgcttgtagtcactttccgggatggcattcagttccgtcttcgctgcggcttgaatctcctctatcgtataaaaacggtgtccccggagcggtcttttgagcttggtgagcAGCCAGAAGttgcacggcgccagatcaagtgaatacgatggttgcggaacgatatgggttaaCTTTTGgcaaaatgatcacgaattacgagggcagtatgggatggtgcattatcgtggtgtaaaaaccaagaattgtctttccacaattccggcctttttaggcggatagcgttacgcaaacgatgCATAAcgttgaaataatatttcttggtgactgtttgaccggttggaaagAGTTCATAATGCaaaacaccacgataatcgaagaaaacagtcaacacaaccttgatttttgagcgactttggcgcgatttttttggtctcggctctcttttggcacgatattcgctcgattgatcggttgtttcgggttcgtaagcatagatccaagtctcatctccagttataatgcgtttcatgacaacCTGGTAGTCGGAGAGCagcgtttcacacacttcaacgtgacgccttttttccaaaaaattcaatgttttcggtaccagtcgagatttcaTGCGCTTatggcccaaaacatccttcaaaatggtattggctgagcctttcgatatgccaacttcatcagcaaagtctctaattgttaatcgacggtttttcaacaccaaatctttgatttgttcaacgtgagcttcgtcggttgaggttgatggtcgccctggcgCTCTTCGttttcgacacgttcacggccggcgtggaactcactataccacttgtaaacatttttttagacatagcctcatcaccaaaggctttctgcaccatcctcaacgtatctgcagcagaaaattgattccgtaaagaaaatttaatgcaaattctttgctcaacaaatttcgacatcgtaaaaaacgaaaaactcacttttagcagctcacaaaacgacacgtatttcaaacactaatgaatattttgacatgaaatttgacataaatgtgactgacagtactaccaacctaaaaacaaataattctccaaatccttcgacgcgcgcagtttaaattcataTGTCACCTTATTTTGTGGGCACAGTATATAGCTCGGCCGGCTATTCATCGGCCCCGCAGCTATTCGAatttatggtcgggcaatggaacgtctgattcatcgtcattgattggggaatcgggtttgccTTCTCCTGGCATTATGctccttcataattttagtatgctctgggtatcggttactagatcatcTCTGGTATGTATCTCAAGAGTATGTTCCGCTCtagaaaccttctgttagtcgccgcattttttcgtagaattttcgagcacttCATCTGCCGGCCTGCTTGTGAAGCTcgtcatactcacgcattttggcctttcattttttctgtctgcaaatgcgtctagcttccctcttcaacttttggtatctatcccatcccgcacgtgttgtggtcgatcgtaacgttgcgaagttggcagtctgttttctctccgatGCGACACGGCAGCACAAgaaggtaaaaaaaattgttgagctCGTAAAATTAAATCCCGAAGCTAGACAAGACAAGCtacaatttaaaaacattagAATAAAATGAAGGGATCACGGGTAGAATTTCAGATACAAAGATTGGAATACAATCTACTACTTTTTTAATCATTGGCACACAGCACACAATTAAACTTTTGTAACAAACATAGTagatacgtaggttgctatatatatttctggcctaataatgtgaATAAGGCCTAATAATGGGAATAGTTGTCGATTGCTGtgttgtttcgggctcatacgcattaatccatgattcgtcacctgtaacgatcttataaacgtcttttgaagcaccgcgatcgtagtttttcagcatttctttacaccaatccacacgagcctttttttgagcgattggcaaattgtgcgggatccaacgagaacaaaccttttttatggccaggtgttcatgcaatatcgaatgtatgctggtgggagaaatgcataggcatgcctctatctgaaggtatgtcacatgacggtcttgcattatcagttcacgtacggcatcgatgttttctggcacaacggctgtttttggacgaccttcacggaattcgtctttgagcgagcgtcggccacgattgaattcgttgtaccagtttttcacagtgctataggatggtgcttcatagccatacaaagattttagttcatcgatgcactcttgtcgtgataatccacgtcgaaagttgtgaaaaatgatcgcacgaaaatgttcacgagttaattccatttttggtcgagatgaattttttaattccctgtaaataaaacaattcacgattaaatgacaaaacgttctgagtgatgttatgctaaaaaatgtcaaactttccaatggaaatgtcagattgcacctagcaacacttagtgttgccctaggccaaaatatatatagcagccctcgtataatACATCGGTATCTgccataaacatttttaaaagccATTTAGTTGCTAATAAAACTTTggcttatagccctgacagacgacagcgctaatatgcattagcgggcttaagttacatttatttgcgcatttgacccatgtgaatgcaagtttgtaatgcaaaagaatttcgtgcatttggtTGTATTTAGTAGGcaacattggttaaaaattacagatttttgctattgtttgacagatgtcggtTGAAATCTGCCGCcctgtttgtgtttacagcttcagaggtaaacagtttttatattgctaattaaattatgtgcaagtatattaacaaaaacacattttaatatttttagatggcggaaaataaacaacgcacagtttgctatcaatttttccaatattcttaactttttcgaacactattgtttcacttttttttaaataaatgaacaaattccactatcagctgtctaaatgcacaagtctgccgtctgtcaccataaaatggcaatgcgcattagcgttgcttacggcgcattaattttgctcgtctgtcagggctattagaaCGTTCGAATTGATTTAAGTGAACACGAAGGATTTTTCTTATGTGTATATCAGTTTTTGGCCTCGACATTTTTGTCATcgtaatataaatgaaaactaatTTCTATAGTAATGAATCACTTTTTTGTgagcaaaaactaaatttaattgttttgatatttgttaaaaaattttcatctgTTTATTTATCTGTCAAATCTTCACTTCGACTTAAACTTCGACTGAGAATAGTTCAAAGtcgtaatattaaaatttatctgAAATTGAACTGGTTCACCGAAACAGGGATATCAGTAAATTTCAACGTAACCATTACATGGGGAGTTAGCGTGAAATGATAATCTCACCCATTTTGTTAACGTATGAAGCTAGAAAATCTTCCTGTCACTGAGTCCTGCTAATATAGCTTTGGTGGTTTTtcagatatgtacattaaacatattgAAGTTTGGAGGCACGCCcacttttgaaagttttaaatgagcGAAGCCCATTTATACATAGCTTACTTGTAACAAATTACGGTTTCGTATGTTATTATATGGCAAGAAATCTATTTGGTATGTCGAGGTCGATTCTGCATAAGTAGGAGTTTTTATGTGTTAATAGCTCCACTGCAAATGCTGGTGAGTGTGTATCTGAAGTGAGTTGTGTCATCAATCGTCGACGTAATCACAGAAAAAcatcttgtttttgttgctgttattgttgaaGCAGCAGTGTTTTGCCGAATTGTCAGTCCATGACTGGATAAAAAACAATCCGGCTCCATTCAGGTTACGTAGATTAAACTGTCGTGGTTTCCTTTTGAGCACATACCATCGATTCCATTGTCGTCAATATTGAAATTACTTCTAATTGTtgagaatatttcaaaatgttgaAATGAAACAGTAACGGTATGAGAACATCACCTTGCGGAAGCCCCGGTtcaattttcctaaattttaagttttgtcCTCGAAACAGTACGGATGAATACTGACCGATCAGGTAGCTCAATGTCCACCCCTTCTACCCTGAATTGAGCGGCGATTGTTCAATGCCCTCAGCTAACTCtgtgtggttgactgtgtcaaaaCCAATGCTACGCGGATCGTCCTATCACAGGTTTTTGATTTCGGCTATGAACTATCTAGGCGCTTATGACGCTAAGTGTCAAGGTGGTGCAGTGCACTTTACGGAAGTCATGCTGATGGTTTGCTAGAATCAgatggtgagtgaaggtcgggagtagcaaggcctcaagtgaaCTCACTACCGgagagaggagagttatcggacgtATGTTGACGGGTTTCCCCAAGTTTTAATAGGGAGACCACTTTCCCGACCTTTTACACATCGGTTATTTGAAAAACGGCCAGTGACATGCATAAGCATGTTTATTCCATCTGTGCCAATAGATTTGGAAGGTTTATTATTGTTGATGGCACTCCAAACCTACTCATCGGTGAAAGTGCCGCGGAGTTTTCTGGTACTTTGCGCACACATCGTTGACCTTGCCTGTTTGAACTGCCGAGAAAGCATACCAATCGAATTCAATTCCAATATCAATTCTCCTCGGATTTAACAAGGCGCTGACAGTATTCCCCGAAGCTTACTCACACCGTTGGAGAAGTGAAGAAGACTTCAGGCGTTCTACCCATTGTGTTCGCTTATGCTGATTTACAATTtatcgaatctccaaattgagatccttTATTGTAGGTACACAAGGATCGTCTTGGCGTAAAGTGATGTGCTCGTATGCTAAAAAAACTGCTTCGGCTGAGAAATTGGAGCGAGTTCCGCAATTCTTCCAGCCGAGATTGAGCGTCGGTGGCAGCTGCGATCACCTTGTGGCATTGACGTTCGCCAACGATAGGGTACGTCCATAGGATTGGGTAGTTCGATGAAAGTGTTGTCGacaaattctgtgaagccgacccagttAACTTTGCTAAAGAACAAAACTTTATTACAGTTAACGTAggtgcggttgtccacagaaataAGGTCGAGGGTTTCCCAATCGAGAAAATTATGGGCAGATGATCTGATGTGAGGGTtggtcgccaggttatgctatttatcagaccaccacCATGGATGGTAACATCAGGAGAGCTATTACAAGTGTACATAATGCAGGTGGCAGATCCATCCATAGTACcaacggttttcaccacgaaatAACACACCAATGTTCAAGTGATATCCTGTTCGGCAACATGTAACAGGTGGATTAAGGGATCGTCCCAGcgcgaaattttcgaaaaatatatttttttgttgtcttatcggatagtatacactgtaataaacatccaccaatctttaaacgcgttgttcttagaatggtgtttttcaaaacggtttccactcccaaaataagagttttgaagatatgtaGTTCCAATtttgagagaacatttttaacgcCATTCGCTATCGCACTAtggaagcttttattttatttttgaaatcttcctattatttttacgaaaaactATCGAAAAAAATGGCCAAATTctatactttttgttcaaaccgctgcaattttgtcaaatttcaaataagATTCTACAGCGCAATAGcgactttttgaaatttttaaggacctgtcatttcaacaatttatttaactattttacACCCAATTAATAAGCAAAAagaaatcattttgtattcgtcatgaatgtagatatttatttataaaatagacGGACTGAACGGTTGAAGTTATCTACAACATTTAAGAAAATCgtgaaaatcagtgatttttcagAGGGCCACACTGAGACGGTcccttaaatattttgaatacatCGCCGTACTGGATAGCTATGCCTTGGTTTCTTGAACACGCGAACCGAGTTTCATCAAGAccttaatatttacataaattatcgGCTGCACAGACGGAAATCAGCAGTTTTGAGTcttaccaaaaattattatactctccgGCGCAACATGCAGGGTTGCAAATTTTGTGTAAGGTACGtgataaaaatacataataaattgcagtgcttgtcaaataaaaacgttttttatACAAGATAGAACTTTTATCGTTTAGTTTGTTTAAAGGCCGGATATAGACGGATTTGactaatgagcagcttcttggagaatTTCAAAGGGACCACTTCGCGTACATTCAGACAAATGGCcaggcggacatggctaaactCCCTCAGCACGTAACGCTGATcgtacacaaacatatacattttatagggcCTACGACGTTCCCTTTTAGAGAAATACTTCCGAACTGTAgcataatgataaaaaaataaacttatttgtttAAAACTAGTTGCCCGTATATGACATTTTTTcctatacataaaatatttgtaaatgctTTTTTTCGGGCGAGCGTAACAAGAACACTCTATATAAGAAGAATTATTGAATGTATAAGAAGACTCACATTAAAATTACTGTGTATTACGCAGCTATTGTTTTAACCTGCACAATAGCTTTTTCGAGTATGAATATCTGGTACATATAATTTACTCAGCAAAATCATTAATGTATGCATTGCATTGCATGTAtggtatgaatgtatgtaagtgcGGGAATTGTAAGGGTTTTGAAGGGTTTGATTGTTATTTGTGgtataaatttgtagttttttacttacttttattaattgttttattgttaATCGATCTATGGGACGgtgaataataattattactgTTTGGTTCATTTATATTATGatcgtttcttgttgttgctgttagattattatttttagaatgtATGGGACCGCTTCTACCCCATTCTGGCCAGTTAATTGTACTTTGTACAATATTGCTATGGTTTGTGTTAATAAATGGTGGCAAAAACTGTGCATCACCGAAATTTATATTCATGAACGTACCACCATTATCAtcatcaccaccaccaccaccaccatcaaCACTAACACCTACACCATTTGGTCCGGTATCCTTACCATTATTATTGTTCTTATGCGTTGCATGATGTTGCTGGGACGCGACGTTGTTAATGCGTATACCAGTCTGTCCAGAGTGACCAGGATATTGACCGATACCAATACCTACACCACTCGAGATCATGTTTATGCCTCCTTGACCTCCTGGTGATAGCATAATACCACCGCCGCCGTGGCCACCAAGGCCAATACCACCAAGTCCACCAACATTATTCCCCATGACGTTAATGCCGCCAGCTTGTATTGGTATACGATTGAACTGATCAATATTAGTATTGATTGATGTACCACTACCGCCATTCATCGGTTTCATTTGCATACCACTATTGCTTACGCCAACGGCGCTGTTGACGCCAATATGAACACCGCCGATTGGTATTAAACCTGTATTTACCCCATTGATTCCAATTGTGTTTATATTACTCATATGTTGATGTTGATTTATATTGGTCTGAGTACTGGCAACATCCATATTGGCAGCATTATCAATACCTGTTGTAAGGCCATTGCCGTCAGCCGTGTTTATACCAATAATAGTACCGCCAGCGCTGGTGCTACCAGTAGAAGATGAACTGCTGGAGCTACCAGTGTTTATTaacgttttgtttttatcttcaGGCGCACAACACACTTTGAAAACCACTTTCATATTATTTGTGGAGCACCGCCCACCTATTCGTCGATAGAGATCGTCTTTCGATGAAGTTGCTATAATGACATAATCCAAGTTTGAGAATGTATAAGAAAATGGATGGACCACAAATTATACTcacaaatgaaataataatcatTTCCAGGAAGGAACTCCAAACCACCTGGCTGTGGTGTAAATGGCCGGAATGTTATTGTAAAGAACATTAATTTTTGCGGTTTATCACAAATGGCTATAACGCGCGGAGTTGCATTTGTTATCCGACATGTCTCGTACTCCACTTTTGatacattatatattatatatttttccgtTTCATTTTCGAAGGTGCCTGGTTCATATACGGGACATATAATATGCACTTGATCGAACTCGAATGCTAAGTTTCCTTTGTTTACATCAATTATATGGTCTGTATTATCTATACGAAATCTGAAATGAGAAATTATAGTCGTacattataaaataagaattgaAGAATATTTCATAAACGTGTAGTAATGGTGATCAATCATATACAATGGCATTGTTAACCGACTAAACTATTCAAACATATTACCTAGAACGTACAaccaatttttatacaaaactaaCAGCCCGCCCCGGCGTCAAAAGgggtattaaaaaatcatttcaaaagttatagtTTTGTATATACTATCCCACACATACTTTCTCGT
The sequence above is drawn from the Bactrocera tryoni isolate S06 unplaced genomic scaffold, CSIRO_BtryS06_freeze2 scaffold_11, whole genome shotgun sequence genome and encodes:
- the LOC120779857 gene encoding uncharacterized protein LOC120779857; translated protein: MPLYMIDHHYYTFRIDNTDHIIDVNKGNLAFEFDQVHIICPVYEPGTFENETEKYIIYNVSKVEYETCRITNATPRVIAICDKPQKLMFFTITFRPFTPQPGGLEFLPGNDYYFISTSSKDDLYRRIGGRCSTNNMKVVFKVCCAPEDKNKTLINTGSSSSSSSTGSTSAGGTIIGINTADGNGLTTGIDNAANMDVASTQTNINQHQHMSNINTIGINGVNTGLIPIGGVHIGVNSAVGVSNSGMQMKPMNGGSGTSINTNIDQFNRIPIQAGGINVMGNNVGGLGGIGLGGHGGGGIMLSPGGQGGINMISSGVGIGIGQYPGHSGQTGIRINNVASQQHHATHKNNNNDDHYDKHPNEVVKNEELTYNSGAASMKPWSFWTTISTATSWLVFNIYRWLLKRSRTIGGILFLSRFSSNCEFGERSRTAAQLQSEYIQINTKLLQLYLQCFVKLKYLVFKYYDLIISINVIVAATIYGLQFDIQNTAMKGKTPQLKLYTARCGSKSSSAGKFVIAPHFTIAICNSKVNRKFLYVHLSGSVKSLRCYSAGFIFLLHEIGISHNASTPVTISAFSSKYFLIVRRQEDQIASNTGMLQNASLLLIKNSRSQISSVNVKVKRFR